CCGAAATGTCTGTCATCACCTTCTGGAAGGCCTTGGACATAGAGTTGAGCGAGCGATCGGTGAACACCACCGAAAATTCGCGCAGACCTTCTGGATCGACGTTTTCGAGCAATGCGGACATGGGTAAGCCTCCTGAGTTTCAGGAGGAAATTAGGGGGGATTGTAGGGGGATGCACGGGTTAATTTCTCGAATCTTAGACCGATCTTCATGGCAAACCAGCAGATCGAAACCTGAAGATCATCAAGGATTCAAATGAAGCAATATCTACGTTTAGCAGCATTTGGCGCACAATAATGCCGTATTCCCCTGAATATATCGGGTGATGACATCATCGACTGAAAGCTAACCGCATGGCCCACACTAATCAAAATGACGATTGCGTATCCAAAAAGCCTTGGGGCGAAGTCTTAGCGCGGTCGCTCAAGCTATTCACTTTCAATGCAGCGAGCGAAGGTGGCAAGTCTTTGGGTCGCGTAGCGTTCTACATTATTCTCGGGATAATCGTGCTGCTCATCTCAACTTATATTATAGACAGCATGACAGGCTGGTTTGGCAGTTGGTTCGATTTTTGGCCTTTCAACAATGCGGCCGAGGTCGCAGTAGAACCCCAACAGCAAGGTTGGTTCAACTGGGGCGCAGACAAAGCCGTTCAAGATGCCACCGCCAATGAGGTTAAGTGGTACTGCAAGTGGAATCCTGTCTGCTAAAGCGGCCCCGCCAACCGCTCCTCGCTCAGCAGTACGTTGGCCTCCACATCCCCGACCCCCGGCAAGGTCATGATCCGGCGGCGCAACACGCGCTCGAAGTCGGACAGGTCGCGGGCGACCACGCGCAGGCGGTAATCATACAGCCCCAGCACGTGCTGCACGGTTTGCACTTCTGGGATGGCCGTCACCGCGCGCTCGAAATCCTCAAGGCTGACGCGCCCCTTTGTGGCGAGCTTCACGCCTAGGAACACCGTCACCCCAAACCCCAACGCTTCCGCATCCAGATCAACGCGGCGACCTGCCAGCACACCCTCGTCCTGCAACCGCTTGATACGCCGCCATGTAGCGGGCTGGCTGAGGCCAAGGTCACGCCCCAACGCGCCAGCACTCAACGTGGCATCCGTACTCAGCGCGCGCAGGATGGCGAAATCGGTGGCGTCCCAACTCATATCGGTAGCGTCTCTGTCGTCTTGATGGTGGCCACATGCATCAGTGCCTCCACCTCCGCGATATGCGGCAG
Above is a window of Litoreibacter janthinus DNA encoding:
- a CDS encoding Lrp/AsnC family transcriptional regulator, translated to MSWDATDFAILRALSTDATLSAGALGRDLGLSQPATWRRIKRLQDEGVLAGRRVDLDAEALGFGVTVFLGVKLATKGRVSLEDFERAVTAIPEVQTVQHVLGLYDYRLRVVARDLSDFERVLRRRIMTLPGVGDVEANVLLSEERLAGPL